A genomic region of Papaver somniferum cultivar HN1 chromosome 7, ASM357369v1, whole genome shotgun sequence contains the following coding sequences:
- the LOC113298500 gene encoding protein indeterminate-domain 9-like gives MMSATDGSVSANNPSSIMGFSQNSNPNPNQAGAENTTTTPAIKKKRNLPGTPDPDAEVIALSPKSLMATNRFLCEICNKGFQRDQNLQLHRRGHNLPWKLKQRSSKEIRKKVYICPEKNCVHHDPSRALGDLTGIKKHFSRKHGEKKYKCEKCSKKYAVQSDWKAHSKICGTKEYKCDCGTLFSRKDSFITHRAFCDALAEESARFNPIAMPKNLSFRTDHHSLSMDARNNNPQSASLLHAFNNREGLDAINDPQLCPIFRSDFTKPNMINASAFDTHERKPRLSLWLDNQSNSQLNQQINDIAANSDAFLASKSAAGVGFPELSQMGSTNIFGTSSPPPIVNYPGGISTQWMSRCNGESTGVNLSLSTSPRGINKESDDLNQNSNNKGVMVENLASLYSSNNQSSPSSASAAQHMSATALLQKAAQMGATRSSPSFVGTYGVSSSSSDTTGFINPHHQHMDSTRNDFHQLFRQQDKQQQQQQQQQQQPSSVQHDHDNNNLNQVVMMNTTNVNTDHHQQHQGLFSGLMNLSSLADSGNNNLDRLMMSATANNHNHEDINNNQEDQNQIKHQQSSPSGAPPPRPLKQLRHTIGGDASSSVPAQQDHSLTRDFLGVGAVHHNVSSPFSQQEFVKFASMQGSAMDQHFSRYSSGGSH, from the exons ATGATGTCTGCAACTGATGGTAGTGTATCAGCTAATAATCCATCTTCAATCATGGGGTTCTCTCAGAATTCAAACCCTAACCCTAATCAAGCAGGGgctgaaaatactactactactcCGGCAATCAAGAAGAAAAGGAACTTACCAGGAACACCAGATCCAGATGCTGAAGTTATAGCTTTATCACCAAAGTCACTCATGGCGACAAATCGGTTCTTATGTGAAATATGCAATAAGGGTTTTCAAAGAGATCAAAATCTACAACTACATAGAAGAGGTCATAATTTACCATGGAAATTGAAGCAAAGATCGAGTAAAGAGATTCGAAAGAAAGTTTATATTTGTCCAGAGAAGAATTGCGTTCACCATGATCCATCTAGAGCACTGGGAGATCTCACTGGTATTAAGAAACATTTTAGCAGAAAGCATGGTGAAAAGAAGTACAAGTGTGAGAAGTGTTCTAAGAAATATGCTGTGCAATCTGACTGGAAAGCTCATTCTAAAATCTGTGGTACTAAAGAGTATAAATGCGACTGTGGTACACTTTTTTCCAG GAAGGACAGTTTTATCACGCATAGAGCTTTTTGTGATGCATTAGCTGAGGAGAGTGCTAGATTTAACCCAATAGCAATGCCAAAGAATTTAAGCTTTAGGACTGATCACCATTCACTCAGTATGGATGCTAGAAACAATAATCCTCAATCAGCAAGTTTGTTGCATGCATTCAATAATCGGGAAGGTTTAGATGCTATAAATGACCCCCAATTGTGCCCCATTTTTAGGTCGGATTTTACTAAACCAAACATGATAAACGCATCAGCATTTGATACCCATGAGCGGAAGCCTAGATTGTCATTATGGTTAGATAATCAATCCAACTCTCAGCTTAACCAGCAGATTAATGATATCGCTGCTAACTCCGATGCTTTCTTAGCATCGAAATCAGCTGCTGGTGTCGGTTTTCCTGAATTATCACAAATGGGATCGACAAATATATTCGGTACATCATCACCGCCACCAATTGTCAATTATCCAGGAGGTATTTCGACACAATGGATGAGTAGGTGTAACGGAGAATCCACAGGTGTCAACCTTTCGTTGTCGACGTCGCCACGAGGAATTAACAAGGAAAGTGATGATTTAAATCAGAATAGCAATAATAAAGGCGTAATGGTGGAGAATTTAGCTTCCCTATATTCATCTAATAATCAATCATCTCCGTCCTCGGCATCAGCTGCTCAGCATATGTCAGCTACAGCACTTCTTCAGAAAGCAGCTCAAATGGGAGCAACAAGAAGTAGTCCTTCATTTGTGGGAACCTATGGCGTTAGTTCATCTTCTTCGGACACTACAGGTTTCATCAATCCTCATCATCAGCATATGGATAGTACAAGAAATGATTTTCATCAGCTGTTCCGCCAACAAGataaacaacaacagcagcagcaacaacaacaacaacaaccatccTCAGTTCAGCATGATCATGATAATAATAACTTGAACCAAGTAGTAATGATGAACACTACAAATGTTAATACTGATCATCATCAACAGCATCAAGGTTTGTTTAGTGGATTAATGAATCTAAGCTCCTTAGCTGATAGTGGAAACAATAATCTCGACCGCTTAATGATGTCCGCTACTGCTAATAATCATAACCACGAGGATATCAATAATAATCAAGAAGATCAAAACCAAATTAAGCACCAGCAATCATCACCATCGGGTGCTCCTCCCCCTCGTCCATTAAAGCAGCTTCGACATACTATTGGAGGAGATGCATCTTCATCCGTACCAGCTCAACAGGATCATAGTCTAACTAGGGATTTTCTTGGAGTAGGAGCAGTTCATCATAATGTGAGTAGTCCATTCTCACAACAAGAATTCGTAAAGTTTGCTTCCATGCAGGGTTCAGCCATGGATCAGCACTTCAGTCGTTACAGTAGTGGTGGAAGCCATTGA